The region TTTCGCGCCGTGGGCGACGTCCAGCGTAACCATGATGTTCATCCTGTTGTTCATCAACGGTTGGGCACAGGGCATGGGCTGGCCGCCGAGTGGCCGGACCATGGTTCACTGGTGGTCGCAAAAGGAACGCGGTGGCGTGGTGTCCGTGTGGAACGTGGCGCACAACGTCGGCGGCGGTTTGATCGGCCCGTTGTTCCTGTTGGGCATGGGCCTGTTCAATGACTGGCACGCGGCGTTTTACGTGCCGGCGGCCGTGGCGTTGCTGGTGGCGGCGTTTGCCTTCATCGTGATGCGCGACACCCCGCAATCGGTCGGCTTGCCGCCGATCGAGCAGTACAAGAACGACTACCCGGAAGGCTATGACGCCAGCCACGAAGACGAATTCAGCGCCAAGGAAATCTTCGTCAAGTACGTGCTGCGCAACAAAATGCTTTGGTACATCGCCTTGGCCAACGTCTTCGTTTACCTGCTGCGCTACGGCGTACTGGACTGGGCGCCGACCTACCTCAAAGAAGCCAAGCACTTCACCGTCGACACGACGTCCTGGGCGTACTTCTTCTATGAGTGGGCCGGTATTCCGGGCACGCTGCTGTGCGGCTGGATGTCGGACAAGATCTTCCGTGGCAACCGTGGCCTGACCGGCATGGTGTTCATGGCGTTGGTGACCGTGGCAACGCTGGTCTACTGGCTGAACCCGGCCGGTAACCCGACCGTCGACATGATCGCGTTGTTCTCCATTGGCTTCCTGATCTATGGCCCGGTGATGCTGATCGGCCTGCAAGCGCTGGAACTGGCGCCGAAGAAAGCTGCTGGTACGGCAGCGGGCTTTACCGGTCTGTTCGGTTACCTGGGTGGTTCGGTCGCGGCCAGTGCAGCGATGGGCTACACCGTGGACCATTTCGGCTGGGATGGCGGTTTCGTACTACTGATCGGCGGGTGCATCCTGGCGATGGTTTGCCTGGCACCGACCCTGTGGCACAAGCAAGTCGCCAGTCAGGGCCGCGAAGCGATCGCCTGATCGGACTTTGATTTGCAGCGCTTGAGCCGCGCCTCCAGATTCCGGTCTGGCATGGCGTGGCTACGCAGGGCGTTGGCGGTTTGCTCGACATAATCGCGAGTGGTGCCGTAACGCCCGCAAGCGCTTTCGAACACCTGGCTCAGCACATGATCCGGCAAGTTGCCGGCATAGCTGGGCAGGTGCCGCTCCAACACAAATCCCAATGCTTGAACCTGGCTTCCGTCTTCGAGACGGCAGTTGAGCCAGTGTGGGCGATAGGACGGGAATGGCATTTCGCGTTGCCAGAGGGCGTAGAGCGAAGCTTCGAGTTGTTCTTCAGGCAGGCGATAGGCGAACCCGCTGCATGAGCCGCCGCGATCCAGGCCAAACACCAAGCCTGGCACTTCCGGCGTGCCGCGGTGTTCGTGGGACCACAGGTACAACCCGCGATGGTAGCCGTGAACCCGGCCGCGCACGCGCTCCACCGCCGCGCATTCAGGGCGCCAGATCAACGAACCGTAAGCAAACAGCCAGACCGGCCCACCCTTGTGGCGCGCCATGGTCGACTGCATCGAGCTGAGCAATTGTTCGTGCGTAAGCTGCGGCCCCAGATCGAGCCGCGGAGGGTAAGCCAGATTCAGAAAAGCAGATTCGATGGCTGTCATGGCGGAAGTGTTCGGCCCCACAAGTATTACAAGATGTAAGCAAGATTCGCTTCATAGAACATATAGCAGTAACTGTAAAACGAAAAGTGCTAAGGGATGTATGACAGTTGTGATACCAACAAATAGTGGTTATCACTGCCAGCGTTACGTTTTATATAGCCTAATACTATTTTGGAAATGCCTTAAATACCTGAATGACATATGCATAAGCATTCGATTCATTCAGCTTCCATTCATGAAGGCCAAGGAAATTTCCTACTAAACTCTCGGACTTTCCACCTTTTCCATTGTCAGAGGCCCACGTATAACGGCCTCTTTCAGGCGCAAGCCATCTGCTTAACAGGGCTCCATGATGAAAAAACCAGGGCTTTACGCCATGTTGTTAATGATCCAGGCCGGCCTCGCCGTGGCGCAGGATGACACGCAACAAGACAAGGGCTTCTGGTACGCACAGACCAGTGTCTATACCAAACATTACTCGCCGGATTCCGAACACAATAACAATCAGGACCTGATTGGCATTGAACGTAACGAAGCATCCGGCTGGGTATTTGGCGGGGCGACGTTTCGCAACTCTTTCAGTCAGCGTTCGTACTATGCCTATGCGGGCAAGCGCTATGAGAGCGCCGATTATCCGGTGTATGTGAAGCTGACCGGCGGATTGCTCCAAGGCTACAGCGGCGACTACAAAGACAAGATCCCGCTCAATCACTTCGGCGTGGCGCCGGTGATCATTCCATCCATTGGCGCTCACTACGGCCCGTTGGCCGCCGAACTGGTGTTTCTCGGCGCCAACGCGGCAATGGTGACTACGGGTGTGCGTTTCTAGAAAGAACGGCTTGCTGACCTAAGATCGCTGATCAAGATCGAGGATCAAAATCGCGGATCAAGATCGAGGCGCGTACGCAAACACGTCAGCGCGCATCTGATGAGCATCCATCCCCGCTTCAACCAGGGCGTCCAGCGTGCCGTAGACCATGGCCGGTGAGCCGCTGGCGTAGACATGCAGAGGCTTCAGATCGGCGAAGTCTTCGCACACGGCTTCATGCAGCATGCCGCAGCGCCCTTCCCAACCGCATTGATCGCTGACAACTTTATGCAGGAACAGATTGGGTAGCTTCAGCCATTCGTCCCAATGTTCGATTTCATAAAAATCTTCAGGACGGCGCACGCCCCAATACAGATGGACCGGATGCTTGAACCCGGCGGCGCGGCAATGTTCGATCAGGCTGTGAATCTGGCCCATGCCAGTGCCCGCAGCGATCAGCACCAGCGGCCCATCCGGCAGTTCGGCCAGGTGGGTATCGCCGAATGGCATCTCGATCCGCACCATGGCATTGCGTTGCAGCTGTTCGATCAGGCTCAGCGCACTGCTTTCGCGCGCCAGTACGTGGATCTCCAGGTCGCGCCCGCCGTGGGGTGCAGAGGCCAGGGAGAACGCAGACTTCT is a window of Pseudomonas sp. 10S4 DNA encoding:
- the glpT gene encoding glycerol-3-phosphate transporter, which encodes MFAFFRPAAHQAPLPEEKIDSTYRRLRWQIFAGIFFGYAGYYLLRKNFSLAMPYLIDEGYTRGQLGLAMSAIAIAYGLSKFLMGLVSDRSNPRYFLPFGLLVSAGVMFIFGFAPWATSSVTMMFILLFINGWAQGMGWPPSGRTMVHWWSQKERGGVVSVWNVAHNVGGGLIGPLFLLGMGLFNDWHAAFYVPAAVALLVAAFAFIVMRDTPQSVGLPPIEQYKNDYPEGYDASHEDEFSAKEIFVKYVLRNKMLWYIALANVFVYLLRYGVLDWAPTYLKEAKHFTVDTTSWAYFFYEWAGIPGTLLCGWMSDKIFRGNRGLTGMVFMALVTVATLVYWLNPAGNPTVDMIALFSIGFLIYGPVMLIGLQALELAPKKAAGTAAGFTGLFGYLGGSVAASAAMGYTVDHFGWDGGFVLLIGGCILAMVCLAPTLWHKQVASQGREAIA
- a CDS encoding gamma-glutamylcyclotransferase translates to MTAIESAFLNLAYPPRLDLGPQLTHEQLLSSMQSTMARHKGGPVWLFAYGSLIWRPECAAVERVRGRVHGYHRGLYLWSHEHRGTPEVPGLVFGLDRGGSCSGFAYRLPEEQLEASLYALWQREMPFPSYRPHWLNCRLEDGSQVQALGFVLERHLPSYAGNLPDHVLSQVFESACGRYGTTRDYVEQTANALRSHAMPDRNLEARLKRCKSKSDQAIASRP
- a CDS encoding sn-glycerol-3-phosphate transporter produces the protein MKKPGLYAMLLMIQAGLAVAQDDTQQDKGFWYAQTSVYTKHYSPDSEHNNNQDLIGIERNEASGWVFGGATFRNSFSQRSYYAYAGKRYESADYPVYVKLTGGLLQGYSGDYKDKIPLNHFGVAPVIIPSIGAHYGPLAAELVFLGANAAMVTTGVRF
- a CDS encoding CDP-6-deoxy-delta-3,4-glucoseen reductase; the encoded protein is MRVTLQPSGAVLEILPGERILDGARRLGYECPQSCRNGNCHVCAALLVEGRVEQAGNVRDHGEFYTCIAEPLEDCIVLWDGVLALGELPVRSLSCQVIECRDVGGDTWRVRLRAPAGKPPRYHAGQYLMIERENGEKSAFSLASAPHGGRDLEIHVLARESSALSLIEQLQRNAMVRIEMPFGDTHLAELPDGPLVLIAAGTGMGQIHSLIEHCRAAGFKHPVHLYWGVRRPEDFYEIEHWDEWLKLPNLFLHKVVSDQCGWEGRCGMLHEAVCEDFADLKPLHVYASGSPAMVYGTLDALVEAGMDAHQMRADVFAYAPRS